The genome window TCGACCTGGGCGTGCAGCGGGTCGGCGGCCCGATGGTCCTCTTCCAGGTGCTGAAGCTGCGACATCGCCGCACGTACGCCGGGGTCGTGGAGCCGGCGCAGCCGCGGAAACAGCGACTCTTCCTCGTCGGCCGTGTGCTTGGGCGCGGCGTCGTGGAAGTACGCGAGCGCCGTTCCAAGCGCGCGCGCCACCTCTTCGGTGAGTGGCTGGTCCAGCGTCTTGCCGACCGCTTCCAGCACGCCGAGGAACGACTCGATGCGCCGGTGGCAGTCGGAGAGCAGCCCGGTGGGCTCGGAAAAGCTGTGCGTGGTGGCGCCGATCTGGACAGGCATCTGCTTGTTGTACGAGTCGCCGTGGCAGGCGAGCTGCCGGCGAGCTGCCGGCAGCCGCCGCTCGCGTGCTACCGCTGTTCCATCTCGATGGCCCGCGGGAACAAGATGTTGTTCTCCAGGTGGATGTGCGTGTGCAGGTCGGCTTCGAACGCCGCCAGCGCCTCGTACAGCACGCGATAGCTGGTGCAGCCATCGGCCGGCGGTGTGTAGTCGCCGCTCAACTCCCGGATGGCCTTCAGGTTCGCGCCCGCCGAATCGTGCTCCGTCATCATCATGCGCACCGGGTTCTGCACCGTGCCGAACATCGCGATCGGTTGCGGCCCGTTGCCCTGCGCCGCCTTCTCCATCTCCACGATGTACGGGAAGAGAATGTTCTCCTCCTTCATCATGTGCATGGTCATCTCGTTGCTTATGTCGGCGAAGGTGCGCGCGATCTGCGCCAGCTCCGGGTGGTTCTTGGCGTGCACGCCCTGCACCTTGGCGATCAGCGCCGTCAGCCGCGGCAGCTCCTGCCGCACGTAGCCGTGGTGCTTGCTCACGATGTGCTCCACCAGTTCGGCCTGGCCGGCACGCAGCCAGTCGCGATCGGCCGCGCTGCGGTTCGCCGCCGCCTGTTCCAGCAGTGCCGCTACTTCGGCGAACGACATCTTCGCCTTGCTGCACGCCTCTTCCAGCCCACGCTGCCCGCCGCAGCAGTAATCGATGCCGGCTTGCTCGAAGATGCGCGCCGCTT of Terriglobales bacterium contains these proteins:
- the ric gene encoding iron-sulfur cluster repair di-iron protein, with the protein product MSISTEKTVGQMVAENPEAARIFEQAGIDYCCGGQRGLEEACSKAKMSFAEVAALLEQAAANRSAADRDWLRAGQAELVEHIVSKHHGYVRQELPRLTALIAKVQGVHAKNHPELAQIARTFADISNEMTMHMMKEENILFPYIVEMEKAAQGNGPQPIAMFGTVQNPVRMMMTEHDSAGANLKAIRELSGDYTPPADGCTSYRVLYEALAAFEADLHTHIHLENNILFPRAIEMEQR
- a CDS encoding hemerythrin domain-containing protein; translation: MPVQIGATTHSFSEPTGLLSDCHRRIESFLGVLEAVGKTLDQPLTEEVARALGTALAYFHDAAPKHTADEEESLFPRLRRLHDPGVRAAMSQLQHLEEDHRAADPLHAQVERLGRKYLAAGKLGAPEVAEYRDAVARLRAIYAQHIRLEDEVVFPLAQLVLPKAEKSAIAAEMAGRRQAPLVTGPAPPK